The sequence below is a genomic window from Rudanella lutea DSM 19387.
TGGCGCGGGGGCTTCGGGCCATCCGGAAAAGTACCCGACCTTTTGGAGGATTACTATCGGCCGGACTGACATTCAGTATCGTGCTACAGGCCATTATCAACATGGCGGTAGCAGTAGGGCTGGCTCCTGTGACAGGGTTGCCGTTGCCGCTGCTGAGTATGGGTGGTACATCGCTACTGTTTACCGGAACAGCCATCGGGATTGTATTGAGTGTGAGTCGGGATGAGGCCGACGAAAGCAAATTATAAAACGTTTACAGGTTTCGGTTTCCAGGGAACAGTGGTACGAAGCGAGTCAAACGATAAGCCACTAGGAACTGAAAACAGAGGGCTGTAAACTGTAAACTTTTTTCCGATGAGAATCATCATCAGCGGTGGAGGCACAGGTGGGCACATTTACCCGGCTATTGCTATTGCCAACGAGTTAAAAGCCATTGACCCAGGCGCCGATATTTTGTTTGTAGGCGCAGAGGGTAAGATGGAAATGGAGAAGGTGCCCCGGGCGGGTTACCGGATCGAGGGGTTACCGGTGGTAGGTATCAAGCGGGAACTGACACTCGACAATCTGGCATTTCCGCTCAAACTGGGGCGCAGCCTCTGGCGCGCGCGTCAGCTCGTGCGTCGGTTTCGCCCCGATGTAGCGGTGGGCGTGGGTGGGTATGCCAGCGGGCCTACCTTGCTGGCTGCCAGTATGGCCGGGGTTCCGGTGCTTATTCAGGAACAAAATTCCTACGCCGGACTAACCAACAAGGTGCTGGCACGCTGGGCCAAACGTATTTGCGTAGCGTATCCGGGGATGGAAGCGTTTTTTCCTGCCGAAAAAATTATTTTGACCGGCAACCCGGTTCGGAAAGATATTCAGCTGGCCGACACGCAGCTTGAGACAGGGCGGCAGGCGTTTGGGTTGGATCCCAACAAACCTACGATACTCATTATTGGCGGTAGTCAGGGTGCGCGAACCATCAACGAAAGCATCGAACAGGGACTGCCGCAGTTCATCGCGGCAGGTGTGCAGGTAGTGTGGCAAACGGGGCCGGCGTTCATCGAGCGGGCACGGGCGGCTGTGCAGGCAACTGGCTCTGAGCTGATTAAGCCATATGATTTTATCTACCAGATGGATCAGGCGTATGCCGTAGCCGATGCCGTAGTGTCGCGGGCGGGGGCTTTGTCGGTTTCAGAACTTTGTATTGTCGGTCGGCCAGCTATTCTGGTACCGTTTCCGGCGGCTTCTGAAGACCATCAAACCAAAAACGCTATGAGCCTCGTGGATCGGAATGCGGCTTTGCTGGTTAAGGATAGCCAGGCCCGCACTACCCTGGTGACCGAAGCGCTGAGCCTGCTCGGTAACGCCGATCAGCGGGCTATTCTGACCCGTCAGATCAAATTGCTTGCCCGGCCCGATGCTGGTCGGGATATCGCACAGGAAATTATGAAATTAAAATAGATACGAAAGGAGAATGTGATTCTATGGTTACTTTTGCGTAAGCAAAAAGGCCCCCACCTCTTTTCCGCTTTAGGTATGGATCAATTCAAGTACATTTATTTCCTCGGTATCGGAGGAATTGGTATGAGCGCACTGGCTCGATGGTTTCGGGTCAATGGCTACGAAGTGGCTGGCTATGATAAAACGCCAACGGCCTTAACCGATGTGTTACAGGCCGAAGGAATGGCTGTACACTTTACGGAAGATGTGGATCAGATTCCCGCTCACTTCCGCGAGAACCCGGCCCAAACTCTCGTTGTGTACACACCAGCTGTACCGAAAAATCATGCTGAGTATATATACTTAACAGAAAATAACTTTCAGATTCAGAAACGGTCGCAGGTATTGGGGTTATTGGCGGGTCGAATGAAAACCGTAGCTGTAGCCGGTACCCATGGCAAAACAACTACCTCATCCATGGTGGCCCACATACTCCGTGATGCGGGCGTAAACTGTGCGGCTTTTCTGGGCGGTATCACGCAGAATTACGGAACAAACTTCCTGCTCAATGAACCCGCCGACGACTTGAGCCAGGTTATCTGCGTTGTAGAGGCCGATGAGTTCGACCGGTCGTTTCTGACGCTCTACCCGCAATTGGCCATCGTGACGTCGACCGATGCGGATCACCTCGATATTTATGGCGACAAAGATGCCGTGCTGCATTCGTTTGGCGCTTTTGTGAGTCAGATCGACGCGGGCGGGGTCTTTTTCCAGAAGGAGGGGCTCTCCCTGGCTGGGCAGACCAAAGCAGAAGTTCGGGGGTATTCATTGCACGGGGGGCTTTATCACAGCCAGAATCTGCGCATCGAAAAGGCCCGGTTCGTGTTTGATTTGGTGTATCCCGGCGGAGTAATTACGGATATCAGAATGATGGTGCCGGGTTTTCACAACGTCGAAAATGCGATTGCTGCCGGAGCCGTTGCCCTCACCCTCGGTCTATCGCCCGAGGCCATCCGCGATGGGTTGAGCACCTATCGGGGGGTTAAGCGCCGTTTCGAGTATATTCTGGAAACTGAAGACGCTATCCTGATCGACGACTATGCGCACCACCCCGAAGAGGTCAAGGCGTTTCTGTCGTCGGTGAAGGCATTGTACCCCGAACGGGAGATTACGGCTATCTTTCAGCCGCACCTGTTTACCCGCACTCGCGACTTTGCCGATGAGTTTGCCGAAAGCCTCTCTCTTGCCGACCACGTACGCTTACTCGACATCTATCCGGCCCGCGAGTTACCCATCGAGGGAGTTACCTCGGAGCTTATCCTGCGGAACGTACAGTCGAAAACAGCAAATTTGTGCACCAAAGCCGAACTGACCGGCGTTGTGCGGGAAACAAAGTCCCCGGCAGTAGTGGTTACGATTGGTGCTGGCGACATTGATCAGATGCTCCCGGTACTCAAGGATAGCCTTTTAGCCAGTAAATAAATATATTACCAGTTTTGTCGACCTTAAAGCCAGATGTTTTCTACTTTTAACCATAAAAGAAAGTGGCTTTGGACGCTGGGGGGCGGTCTGTCTCTGTTCGCCGTCATTGCATTTACAGAGGCTCGGCAGGAGCAAAAGCATTGCCGCGAGGTGGTGGTGAAGCTCGACAAAGTGGATGGGCATCAATTTCTGACCCGCCGGGATGTAACGGGTTACCTGACCAACGAGGGCAGCGATCCGGTGATCGGCGAGTCGTTTGACCAGATCGACTTTCGGCAGTTGGAGCAGCGGCTCAAACGGCACGGGTTGGTGAAAAATTGTCAGGTCTCGCGTGACTTGATGGGTAACTTGATCGTCAGCATCCAGCAGCCCCAGCCATTGGCCCGGTTGATATCGTCAGATAACAGCCTGGGGTACCTGGAAGGGCAGTATGTAAGCGAAGAGGGACGGTTCTTTCCGATTTCGATGAACCACACCGTGCGCGTACCCATACTATCGGGTGCGTACTTCACCAAACATACCAGCCTGACCGACTCCAGTAGTCGCGGGTTGATTGAGTTGCTGACCATGATTCGGAACGATGCCTTCTGGCAGGCTCAGGTTACCGACATTGACGTGAATGCGCAGGGAGCCGTCACGATGTGGCCGACGTATGGCAAGCATCGGATTGAAATGGGCCTGCCCATTAATTTGGAATTGAAGTTTAAGAAGTTGAAATTGTTCTATAAATCAATCCTTTCCTCGCGGGGATGGGATCGATACAGTCGGGTGAACGTGCAGTACCGAAATCAAATCGTGTGCGAATGACAGCGTCGATGAATGATAAAATAGTTGTTGGACTTGACATTGGCAGCACCAAAGTGTGTGCGGTTGCGGGTCGGCTGATCCGTAATAAGGACTTTCCCACGCTGGAGGTTCTGGGTGTCGGACGTGTAGAATCGGGCGGTGTAACGCGGGGTTCCGTGGTCAATATAAACAAAACGGTGTCAGCCATTAACCAGGCTATCGAAGAGGCTGGTAATCAGGCTGATATAGACATTGGTATTGTCAACGTTGGTTTTAGTAGCAACACCATTAGTGCGCGTCGTCAGATCGGCAGTATCACCCGGAGTTCGCCCGGCGACGAAGTAACACCGACTGACATCGATCATTTGCTGCGCGATATGTACAAGACGGTAATTCCGCCGGGTAACGAAATCGTGCATGTATTGCCCATGGACTTTACGGTCGATAGTGAGCCGGGTATTGAAGACCCCGTAGGGCGGAATGGTGTAAAGCTGGGGGCCGATTTTCAGATTATTATGGCCCCGGCCAATGCCGCACTGAACACCAAGAAGTGCATTGAGCGGGCCGCGAATAGCTCCCTGAAACGCGATCAGCTCGTGCTGTCGGTGCTGGCGTCGGGAATGGCTGTGCTGACCGAAGACGAAAAGCAGGCTGGCGTGGCGCTGGTCGACATTGGTGGCGGCACAACGGATATTGCTATTTATCACCGCAATGTGTTGCGGTATATTTCGATTTTACCGTGGGCCGGCAACAGCCTGACGAACGATATTGAACAAGGGTGCAAGGTATTGAGCAACCATGCCGAGCAGATCAAAGTACAGTTTGGGAATGCTAACCCGACCGATAGCCGCCTGAACGAGGTAGTTTCGGTGCCGGGGTTGGTCAATCGCAAACATAAGGATGTGCTGCTGCGGAATGTGTCGCTCATCATGGAAGATCGGCTGAAGGAGATTGCGGCATTGGTACAGGCCGAAATTCTGCGGTCAGGTTTTGAGCATAAACTGCTGGCGGGTATTGTTCTGACGGGAGGAACCGCATCGACGCCCAACATCGAGGCCATTTTTAAGCGGGTCACGGGGATGGATGTACGCGTGGGTTACCCCGAGTGGCTGGAGCACAACGGCCGGGCTGATCTGGTGAGCGATCCGGCATACGCAACGGCATTGGGCTTGGTTTGGGCTGGTTTCCGGCAGGTCGATGAGCGAGTAAGCTTTATCAGCGACCCCGCCCGGACCTCTGAAGCCCCCAAAGCCAGTACTCCACCAACGGCCAAACAACCGTACCGGCCTGCTGCAGAGCCCGAAGAGGCCCCCAAAGAAGGCTGGTTCGCCAAACTTAAACGGATCTTTTCAAGTGATGATTTCATTGAAAAGAAGGACACCTATTAACTTGTACCTCATACCAGAACGACTGACACCCTATGAACACGATGCTTGATCACGGATACGCTTACGAAATTCCGGACGAAAACGGCCCGATCATCAAGGTCATTGGTGTGGGTGGTGCGGGCGGCAATGCCGTTAAGCACATGTGGAAAATGGGCGTTAAAGACGTCAGTTTTGCCGTTTGCAATACTGACCGGCAGGCACTGATGGCCTCTCCTGTTCCGACTAAGCTTCAGTTGGGCGACGGACTGGGGGCTGGTACAGAGGCCGAAGCCGGTGAGAAAGCCGCCCGCGATGGAATCGACGAGATTCGTAACCTGCTGGCTGCACCAACCAAAATGGTCTTTATCACGGCCGGTATGGGCGGTGGTACGGGTACGGGGGCTGCACCGGTTGTGGCCGAAGTGGCGCGTGAACTGAAGCTGCTGACCGTGGCTGTTGTAACGGCACCGTATTGGTACGAAGGCACTGAAAAGAAAGAACAGGCCATGAAAGGCATCGAGCGGCTCAAAGAAAGCTGCGATACGGTGCTGGTGGTACTGAATGATAAACTGGCCGAGCTTTATGGCGATCTCGACTGGACCGAAGCCTATGGTCATGCCGATAACGTGCTGGCTAATGCGGTGAAAAGTATTGCCGAGATCATCACCACTCAGGGGGATATCAACGCCGACTTTGCCGACGTGAAGAAGGTGTTGAGCAATGCCGGTCAGTCGGTGATGGGGTCGGCCGAAGCAGACGGTGAAAACCGGGCGCTGTCGGCCATTGAAGCTGCCCTCAATTCGCCTTTGTTGAACGATCGTGACATTCGCGGGGCCAAAAAAGTCCTGCTGACGATTGCCTCAAGCAAAGAACACGCCATGAAAATGAACGAGATGACCATCATCTCGAAGTACGTGGCCGAGAAAATCCAGGCCGAGGCCAAAATGGTGAAAGTTGGTGCCATTGTGGACAAGACTCTGGGCTCTAAGTTGCGGGTCACGATTATTGCCGCTGGCTTTGAGCCAATCAATGACATTGGGCAGATTTTGACGCCCAATGGCATAACCCCCAGCGAGAACGTAGACGACAAAAAGACAGATGCCCGAGACGAAAAGACGACAGTAGCAACCCGCGACGAGGAGCCTGTGGCAGAGGCCCCAATTGAACTGGGGGGCGCTGAGTCGGAGAAACTGGTATTGGCCGCCATTGAAGAGGAAGCGAACGAAAAGGCGCTCCCCGGCGTGTTTGAAGACCAGATTCCAACTCGCTCGGTGAACGTGGGTGCTGATGTGATTGTGGTGCCCGGCCGGGGCGACCGGATGCCGCAGACGCACAAAATCACGCCTGAGGTGTTGATTGAAGTGCACAACGCTGGCGACAATGAGCATATCCAGCGGATGATCGACGATTTTTATAATAACCGGATTCCCGAGCGTGATCTCGAAACACCGGCTTACCTGCGTCATAAAATTGCCTTGTACGACATGCAGCTGATCCCGGAAGGGGAGCTGGTGCGGTACCGGTTGGGCGACTAAGACGACTAACATACCTCCTGAGCCCGCTCGAATAACTTCGAGCGGGCTTTTTCGTGTAGATGGGTCATTCATTCGGGGTGGGGCTGCGTCTATCACGACCTTTAGACAAGTTATCCAAAGCAGAACCTACGTAAATGAATGCCGCCGAGGTAAAGAGACAACTCATGGCCCTGCAACAGCCTGAACGAGCGTCGTTTGTGGCCCGGTATTTCCAGACTGGGCCGGGCCAATACGCCGAGGGCGACCAGTTTCTGGGGTTATCCATGCCGCAACAACATGCTATAGCACGCCAATTCCGTCAGTTGCCTATGGAGCAAACGGAACAACTGGTGCGCGATAGCTACCATGAATGCCGGATGGTTGGGTTGCTGATATGGGTTCAACAAAGCCGAAAAGGTGGCCCCGTGGCTCAAACCGAAATTCTGGAACGGTATCTGGCGAGCGTGGCATGGGTAAACAACTGGGATCTGGTCGATTCGAGCTGTCCGGCTATTGTGGGAGAGGCCTTGCTGAACGAAGACCGATCGTTATTATACACCCTGGCCGACACCGGGCATCTCTGGAGCCAACGGATAGCGATGGTTTCCACGCTGGCGTTTATCCGAAAAGGGCAACTCACCGACACCTTCGCCCTGGCCGAACGAATGGCCAGCCACCGCCATGATCTGATCCATAAAGCAATCGGCTGGATGCTGCGCGAAGCTGGTAAACGGAACCCCGAAGCCCTCGAAGAGTTTCTGCACGATCATATCCGGCAATTGCCCCGCACCAGTCTGCGGTATGCCATTGAGCGGTTCGAGCCGGGGAAGCGGCAGTATTATCTGATGCTTTGAGACATAGCTACCAGGCTGCGTGGGGTGGCTTGGGTAGTCTCTACAATCACTCTTTCGGCGATTCGCTCTTTCGCTCTTAAGAAAAGCGTATCTTTGTCGCCCCGGAACGATTCAACTACCGAAATCAATGTCTTGGTTTATACGCAAAGATAAGGGTATCCAAACCCCGACCGAAATGAAGCGGGAAGCCCCCGATGGGTTGTGGTACCAGTGCCCGAATTGCAAAAAAGTGATGCACACCCGCGAGCATAAGCTCAACGCGTACACCTGTGTACACTGCAATTTTCACGAAAAAATCGGCTCGGACGCCTACTTCTCTATCCTGTTCGACGACAATCAGTTTACCGAACTGGATGCAACCATGATCTCAGCCGATCCGCTCAACTTTGTCGATACAAAGGCGTACCCGGACCGGGTGAAAAGCACGATCAGTAAAACGGGCCTGCGCGATGCCGTCCGGACGGCTTACGGGCCTATGAACGAAGCGCCGATCACCATTGCCTGCATGGACTTTGGGTTTATCGGAGGGTCAATGGGTTCAGTGGTGGGTGAGAAAATTGCCCGGGCTATCGATCATTCGCTCAATACCAATACGCCTTTTCTGATGATTTCGCGCTCGGGTGGTGCCCGGATGATGGAGGCAGGCTTCTCGCTCATGCAGATGGCCAAAACATCAGCCAAGCTGGCGCTGCTCGCCGAAGCAAAAATTCCATACATCTCTCTGCTGACCGACCCTACCACGGGGGGCGTAACGGCTTCCTTTGCCATGCTGGGCGATTTCAACATTGCCGAGCCGGGTGCCCTGATCGGTTTT
It includes:
- the murC gene encoding UDP-N-acetylmuramate--L-alanine ligase; translated protein: MDQFKYIYFLGIGGIGMSALARWFRVNGYEVAGYDKTPTALTDVLQAEGMAVHFTEDVDQIPAHFRENPAQTLVVYTPAVPKNHAEYIYLTENNFQIQKRSQVLGLLAGRMKTVAVAGTHGKTTTSSMVAHILRDAGVNCAAFLGGITQNYGTNFLLNEPADDLSQVICVVEADEFDRSFLTLYPQLAIVTSTDADHLDIYGDKDAVLHSFGAFVSQIDAGGVFFQKEGLSLAGQTKAEVRGYSLHGGLYHSQNLRIEKARFVFDLVYPGGVITDIRMMVPGFHNVENAIAAGAVALTLGLSPEAIRDGLSTYRGVKRRFEYILETEDAILIDDYAHHPEEVKAFLSSVKALYPEREITAIFQPHLFTRTRDFADEFAESLSLADHVRLLDIYPARELPIEGVTSELILRNVQSKTANLCTKAELTGVVRETKSPAVVVTIGAGDIDQMLPVLKDSLLASK
- a CDS encoding DNA alkylation repair protein translates to MNAAEVKRQLMALQQPERASFVARYFQTGPGQYAEGDQFLGLSMPQQHAIARQFRQLPMEQTEQLVRDSYHECRMVGLLIWVQQSRKGGPVAQTEILERYLASVAWVNNWDLVDSSCPAIVGEALLNEDRSLLYTLADTGHLWSQRIAMVSTLAFIRKGQLTDTFALAERMASHRHDLIHKAIGWMLREAGKRNPEALEEFLHDHIRQLPRTSLRYAIERFEPGKRQYYLML
- the murG gene encoding undecaprenyldiphospho-muramoylpentapeptide beta-N-acetylglucosaminyltransferase yields the protein MRIIISGGGTGGHIYPAIAIANELKAIDPGADILFVGAEGKMEMEKVPRAGYRIEGLPVVGIKRELTLDNLAFPLKLGRSLWRARQLVRRFRPDVAVGVGGYASGPTLLAASMAGVPVLIQEQNSYAGLTNKVLARWAKRICVAYPGMEAFFPAEKIILTGNPVRKDIQLADTQLETGRQAFGLDPNKPTILIIGGSQGARTINESIEQGLPQFIAAGVQVVWQTGPAFIERARAAVQATGSELIKPYDFIYQMDQAYAVADAVVSRAGALSVSELCIVGRPAILVPFPAASEDHQTKNAMSLVDRNAALLVKDSQARTTLVTEALSLLGNADQRAILTRQIKLLARPDAGRDIAQEIMKLK
- the ftsA gene encoding cell division protein FtsA, producing the protein MTASMNDKIVVGLDIGSTKVCAVAGRLIRNKDFPTLEVLGVGRVESGGVTRGSVVNINKTVSAINQAIEEAGNQADIDIGIVNVGFSSNTISARRQIGSITRSSPGDEVTPTDIDHLLRDMYKTVIPPGNEIVHVLPMDFTVDSEPGIEDPVGRNGVKLGADFQIIMAPANAALNTKKCIERAANSSLKRDQLVLSVLASGMAVLTEDEKQAGVALVDIGGGTTDIAIYHRNVLRYISILPWAGNSLTNDIEQGCKVLSNHAEQIKVQFGNANPTDSRLNEVVSVPGLVNRKHKDVLLRNVSLIMEDRLKEIAALVQAEILRSGFEHKLLAGIVLTGGTASTPNIEAIFKRVTGMDVRVGYPEWLEHNGRADLVSDPAYATALGLVWAGFRQVDERVSFISDPARTSEAPKASTPPTAKQPYRPAAEPEEAPKEGWFAKLKRIFSSDDFIEKKDTY
- the ftsZ gene encoding cell division protein FtsZ, which encodes MNTMLDHGYAYEIPDENGPIIKVIGVGGAGGNAVKHMWKMGVKDVSFAVCNTDRQALMASPVPTKLQLGDGLGAGTEAEAGEKAARDGIDEIRNLLAAPTKMVFITAGMGGGTGTGAAPVVAEVARELKLLTVAVVTAPYWYEGTEKKEQAMKGIERLKESCDTVLVVLNDKLAELYGDLDWTEAYGHADNVLANAVKSIAEIITTQGDINADFADVKKVLSNAGQSVMGSAEADGENRALSAIEAALNSPLLNDRDIRGAKKVLLTIASSKEHAMKMNEMTIISKYVAEKIQAEAKMVKVGAIVDKTLGSKLRVTIIAAGFEPINDIGQILTPNGITPSENVDDKKTDARDEKTTVATRDEEPVAEAPIELGGAESEKLVLAAIEEEANEKALPGVFEDQIPTRSVNVGADVIVVPGRGDRMPQTHKITPEVLIEVHNAGDNEHIQRMIDDFYNNRIPERDLETPAYLRHKIALYDMQLIPEGELVRYRLGD
- a CDS encoding cell division protein FtsQ/DivIB — its product is MFSTFNHKRKWLWTLGGGLSLFAVIAFTEARQEQKHCREVVVKLDKVDGHQFLTRRDVTGYLTNEGSDPVIGESFDQIDFRQLEQRLKRHGLVKNCQVSRDLMGNLIVSIQQPQPLARLISSDNSLGYLEGQYVSEEGRFFPISMNHTVRVPILSGAYFTKHTSLTDSSSRGLIELLTMIRNDAFWQAQVTDIDVNAQGAVTMWPTYGKHRIEMGLPINLELKFKKLKLFYKSILSSRGWDRYSRVNVQYRNQIVCE
- the accD gene encoding acetyl-CoA carboxylase, carboxyltransferase subunit beta — encoded protein: MSWFIRKDKGIQTPTEMKREAPDGLWYQCPNCKKVMHTREHKLNAYTCVHCNFHEKIGSDAYFSILFDDNQFTELDATMISADPLNFVDTKAYPDRVKSTISKTGLRDAVRTAYGPMNEAPITIACMDFGFIGGSMGSVVGEKIARAIDHSLNTNTPFLMISRSGGARMMEAGFSLMQMAKTSAKLALLAEAKIPYISLLTDPTTGGVTASFAMLGDFNIAEPGALIGFAGPRVIRETIGKDLPKGFQSAEFVLEHGFLDFIVDRKDLKDKLSSLLQMLK